A genomic segment from Glycine soja cultivar W05 chromosome 18, ASM419377v2, whole genome shotgun sequence encodes:
- the LOC114397623 gene encoding phenolic glucoside malonyltransferase 1-like — MASHNIKIHDHLRVSPPSATEISLSLTFFDLFWLRFHPVERIFFYTLPTPHSNPSIFYSKLVPKLKTSLSRTLQHFPPLAGNVVWPDNTPNPTVQYTPGDSVSLVVAESEADFNHVLDNSPHEASELRCLVPHLDSSDSHASVVSFQITLFPNRGFSIGISTHHAVLDGKSSTIFIKAWASLCKTYNDDESSESSSPSLAPELKPFFDRTAIKDPSEIGLNFTVNWTEILTKIFPNENSDGRCLKLLPFPPRLEDHVRASFALTGADLEKLRKRVLSKWDIVDRGAESEPPRLSSFVLTCAYALACIAKAIHGVEKEKEKFAFAFTVDCRARLEPPIHDNYFGNCVWGHVVDAEPLDFIKEEAFAIVAKSIHSKIKMILDEGIFHGMESAFSRYESLGKDGVEIMGIAGSNRFGVYGTDFGWGKPAKVEIASVDRALTIGFAESKDGNDGVQVGLVLKKHVMDLFCTLFRQGMLDD; from the coding sequence ATGGCTTCTCACAACATCAAAATCCACGACCACTTAAGGGTTTCCCCTCCCTCAGCAACAGAAATATCCCTCTCTCTCACTTTCTTCGACCTGTTCTGGCTCAGGTTCCACCCCGTGGAACGCATCTTCTTCTACACCCTCCCTACACCCCATTCAAATCCATCCATTTTCTATTCCAAACTTGTTCCAAAGCTCAAAACATCTCTCTCTCGCACTCTCCAACACTTCCCCCCTCTCGCCGGCAACGTCGTTTGGCCTGATAACACCCCAAACCCCACCGTCCAATACACCCCAGGGGACTCCGTTTCACTTGTGGTTGCTGAATCCGAAGCTGATTTCAACCACGTGTTAGATAACTCACCTCACGAAGCATCAGAGTTACGTTGTTTAGTACCCCACTTGGATTCATCGGATTCTCATGCTTCTGTTGTCTCTTTCCAAATCACTCTGTTCCCTAACAGAGGCTTCAGCATAGGAATCAGCACCCACCATGCCGTCCTTGATGGAAAATCTTCAACTATTTTCATCAAGGCTTGGGCTTCTCTATGCAAAACGTACAATGATGATGAGTCTTCAGAGTCATCATCACCATCTTTGGCTCCAGAGTTGAAGCCTTTCTTTGATAGAACAGCCATCAAAGACCCAAGTGAGATAGGACTTAACTTCACTGTCAATTGGACTGAGATCTTAACCAAAATTTTCCCCAATGAAAACAGCGACGGGAGATGCTTGAAGCTCCTACCTTTCCCTCCAAGACTCGAGGATCATGTTCGAGCCTCGTTCGCGCTCACAGGAGCAGATTTGGAGAAGCTAAGGAAAAGGGTGTTGTCCAAATGGGACATCGTTGATAGAGGAGCAGAATCAGAGCCACCTAGGTTGTCATCTTTCGTTCTCACATGTGCTTATGCGCTAGCTTGCATTGCTAAGGCCATTCATGGAGTtgaaaaggagaaagagaaatttGCTTTTGCGTTCACAGTGGATTGCAGGGCGAGGTTGGAGCCTCCAATCCATGATAATTATTTTGGCAATTGTGTGTGGGGGCATGTGGTGGATGCTGAACCATTGGACTTCATAAAGGAAGAAGCTTTTGCTATTGTTGCAAAGAGTATTCATAGTAAAATAAAGATGATATTAGATGAGGGGATTTTTCATGGGATGGAGAGTGCGTTTTCTAGATATGAGTCTTTGGGAAAAGACGGAGTTGAAATCATGGGAATTGCAGGGTCTAACCGGTTTGGAGTTTATGGAACTGATTTTGGTTGGGGAAAGCCTGCTAAGGTGGAGATAGCATCGGTGGATAGAGCCTTAACCATTGGGTTTGCAGAGAGCAAGGATGGGAATGATGGTGTTCAAGTTGGGCTCGTGCTGAAGAAACATGTCATGGATCTCTTTTGTACTTTGTTTCGTCAAGGAATGTTAGATGATTGA
- the LOC114396488 gene encoding phenolic glucoside malonyltransferase 1-like, translating to MNKVVEVLSVAPILESEELPTQTSLPLTFFDILWLRLPPVQRIFFYEFPHPTHLFFDTLLPKLKHSLSLALAHFYPLAGHLIWPLHSAKPIINYNTGDTLSLIVAESEADFNHLAGTDLYEAKEIHNLLPHLTISHEKATLLALQVTLFPNSGFSIGITSHHAVLDGRTSTSFMKSWAYLCRESQSPTSLPPELCPFFDREVVKDPNELEAKYVSDWLKHGGPNNRSLMVWDLPVPEEATRGLFQLPRSAIEKIKQIVVMSKKKGNNNTNLHLSTFVLSIAYALVCRVRAEEVKSKRVVLGVSVDCRRWLEPPLPPTYFGNCVGGRVVIFETRGLLGDEGVLVAVEALSEALETLKDGVLNGAENWSSMLFDGLATDDKTIGAAGSPRFEVYSSDFGWGRPKKVEMVSIDRTAAFSLSESKNGDGIEIGFVSKKTTMETFASLFVNGLQS from the coding sequence ATGAATAAAGTGGTAGAAGTTTTGAGTGTAGCACCAATTTTGGAATCAGAAGAGTTACCAACTCAAACATCGCTTCCCCTCACCTTCTTTGATATACTATGGTTAAGGTTACCACCTGTTCAACGCATCTTCTTCTATGAATTTCCTCACCCAACCCATCTCTTCTTTGATACCCTTCTTCCCAAACTCAAACACTCTCTTTCTCTTGCACTTGCCCACTTTTACCCTCTTGCTGGACACCTCATCTGGCCCCTTCACTCCGCCAAACCCATCATCAATTACAACACTGGTGACACTCTTTCACTCATTGTAGCTGAATCTGAAGCTGATTTCAACCATTTAGCAGGCACAGATCTTTATGAAGCTAAAGAAATTCACAATCTTTTACCCCACTTGACCATATCCCATGAAAAAGCTACTCTTTTGGCCCTGCAAGTTACCCTATTTCCAAACTCTGGATTTTCCATTGGAATAACCTCACACCATGCTGTTCTTGATGGCAGAACTTCAACATCGTTTATGAAATCCTGGGCTTATCTTTGTAGAGAATCACAATCACCCACTTCTTTACCACCAGAACTTTGTCCTTTTTTTGACAGGGAAGTAGTCAAAGACCCCAATGAACTAGAAGCAAAATATGTCAGTGATTGGTTGAAGCATGGTGGACCCAACAACAGAAGCCTCATGGTTTGGGATCTGCCAGTTCCAGAAGAAGCAACCAGGGGCTTATTTCAACTGCCACGTTCAGCTATTGAAAAAATCAAGCAAATTGTGGTTATGTCCAAGAAGAAAGGGAATAACAACACCAACCTTCACTTGTCAACGTTTGTGTTATCTATTGCATATGCGTTGGTTTGCAGAGTGAGAGCAGAAGaagtaaaaagtaaaagggTTGTTTTGGGTGTGAGCGTTGATTGCAGGCGTTGGTTGGAGCCACCTCTTCCTccaacatattttggaaactgTGTTGGTGGCAGAGTTGTGATTTTTGAAACAAGAGGATTGTTGGGGGATGAAGGAGTGCTTGTAGCTGTGGAAGCACTGAGTGAAGCTTTGGAAACTCTGAAGGATGGTGTGCTGAATGGAGCAGAAAATTGGTCTTCGATGCTGTTTGATGGTCTCGCCACTGATGACAAGACAATTGGCGCTGCTGGGTCACCGAGGTTTGAGGTTTATAGTAGTGACTTTGGTTGGGGAAGACCAAAGAAAGTGGAGATGGTGTCTATTGACAGAACTGCAGCGTTTAGTCTTTCAGAGAGCAAAAATGGAGATGGAATTGAGATTGGTTTTGTGTCCAAGAAAACAACAATGGAGACCTTTGCTTCTCTCTTTGTCAATGGCCTTCAATCTTGA
- the LOC114394648 gene encoding phenolic glucoside malonyltransferase 1-like: MVVLQEVFNVVPTSESEEFQLPTQTSLSLTFFDILWLRLPPVQRVFFYEFPHPTHLFFDTLLPKLKHSLSLALAHFFPLAGHLTWPLHSQKPIINYKSGDTVPLTVAVSEADFNHLAGTDLYEAKEIPHLLPHLTISHEKATLLALQATLFPNSGFSIGITSHHAVLDGKTSTSFIKSWAYLCRESQSPTSLPPELIPFYDREVIKDPNHLGVKYVSDWLEQNGPNNRSLLVWDLQAPEDATRGIFQLSRSDIEKLKQIVVSKKKGNNTNLRLSTFVLSIAYACVFRVRAEETKNKRVMLALNVDCRARLEPPIPPTYFGNCVGARLAIAETREILGEDGLIVVVDALNDALGSLKDGALSGAENWSRWLLESFSDDVRIIGVAGSPRFEAYSNDFGWGRPKKVEMASIDRTGAFCLSDSKNGDGVEVSFVSNKRAMETFAYLFANGLRS; the protein is encoded by the coding sequence ATGGTAGTGTTACAAGAAGTCTTCAACGTTGTACCAACTTCCGAATCAGAAGAGTTTCAGTTACCAACTCAAACATCGCTTTCCCTCACCTTCTTCGACATCCTATGGTTAAGGTTACCACCTGTTCAACGCGTCTTCTTCTATGAATTCCCTCACCCAACCCATCTCTTCTTTGATACCCTTCTTCCCAAACTCAAACACTCTCTTTCTCTTGCACTTGCCCACTTTTTCCCTCTTGCGGGCCACCTCACTTGGCCACTTCACTCCCAAAAACCCATCATCAATTACAAATCTGGTGACACTGTTCCCCTCACAGTTGCTGTATCTGAAGCTGATTTCAACCACCTAGCAGGCACAGATCTTTATGAAGCCAAAGAAATTCCCCATCTTTTACCCCACTTGACCATATCCCACGAAAAAGCCACGCTTTTGGCCCTGCAAGCTACCCTCTTTCCAAACTCTGGATTTTCCATTGGAATAACCTCACACCATGCTGTTCTAGATGGCAAGACTTCAACATCGTTTATCAAATCCTGGGCTTATCTTTGTAGAGAATCACAATCACCCACTTCTTTACCACCTGAACTGATTCCTTTTTATGACAGGGAAGTAATCAAAGACCCTAACCATTTAGGGGTAAAATATGTCAGTGATTGGTTAGAGCAGAATGGACCCAACAACCGAAGCCTCTTGGTTTGGGATCTGCAAGCTCCAGAAGATGCAACTAGAGGCATATTTCAATTGTCTCGTTCGGATATTGAAAAGCTGAAGCAAATAGTGGTGTCCAAGAAGAAAGGGAACAACACCAACCTTCGCTTGTCAACCTTTGTGTTGTCTATTGCCTATGCTTGTGTTTTCAGGGTGAGAGCAGAGGAAACAAAGAACAAGAGAGTTATGTTGGCTTTGAATGTTGATTGCAGGGCACGTTTGGAGCCACCTATTCCAccaacatattttggaaactgCGTTGGAGCGAGACTTGCAATTGCTGAAACAAGAGAGATATTGGGGGAAGATGGCCTAATTGTGGTTGTGGATGCACTGAATGATGCCTTGGGGAGTCTCAAGGATGGAGCACTGAGTGGAGCAGAAAATTGGTCAAGGTGGTTGCTTGAAAGTTTTAGTGATGATGTGAGAATAATTGGTGTTGCTGGGTCACCTAGGTTTGAGGCTTATAGTAATGACTTTGGTTGGGGAAGACCAAAGAAAGTGGAGATGGCTTCTATAGACAGAACAGGGGCATTTTGTTTATCAGATAGCAAAAATGGTGATGGGGTTGAGGTAAGTTTTGTGTCCAACAAAAGAGCAATGGAGACCTTTGCTTATCTCTTTGCCAATGGCCTTCGATCTTGA
- the LOC114394647 gene encoding phenolic glucoside malonyltransferase 1-like: MASQSHNIKIHDHFSVSPPSATATSLSLKFFDLFWLRFHPVERIFFYTLPTPQSDPSIFYSKIVPKLKTSLSHTLQHFPPLAGNVVWPHDSPNPIVQYTPGDAVSVLVAESEADFNHVLDNSPHEASESRCLVPHLDSSDSHASIVSLQITLFPNKGFSIGISTHHSVLDGKSSTLFIKAWSSLCKTNDDESSESSSPSLAPELVPFFDRSVIKTPSDLGLNLTIIWTEVLTKLFPTENSDGRCLKLAPFPPRLEDHVRATFALTRADLEKLRKRVLSKWDIVETGEESEPPRLSSFVLTCAYAVVCIAKAIHGVKKEKEKFSFGFTVDCRARLEPPIPDNYFGNCVWGRLVDADPLDFIKEEAFVIIAKSIDSKIKEMSEKGIFHGADSVFSKHASLAKERVEILGVAGSNRFGVYGSDFGWGKPAKVEITSVDRALTIGLAESKDGNGGVEVGLVLNKHVMDLFATLFRHGVSDE, translated from the coding sequence ATGGCTTCTCAATCTCACAACATCAAAATCCACGACCACTTTAGCGTTTCCCCTCCCTCAGCAACAGCGACATCCCTCTCTCTCAAATTCTTCGACCTTTTCTGGCTCAGGTTCCACCCCGTGGAACGCATCTTCTTCTACACGCTTCCAACACCCCAATCAGACCCATCCATTTTCTATTCCAAAATCGTTCCAAAGCTCAaaacctctctctctcacacccTCCAACACTTTCCCCCTCTCGCCGGCAACGTGGTTTGGCCTCATGACTCCCCAAACCCCATCGTCCAATACACCCCAGGCGACGCCGTTTCAGTGCTGGTGGCTGAATCCGAAGCTGACTTCAACCACGTGCTTGATAACTCACCCCACGAAGCATCGGAGTCACGTTGTTTAGTACCCCACTTGGATTCATCGGATTCTCATGCCTCTATTGTCTCTCTTCAAATCACTCTGTTCCCCAACAAAGGATTCAGCATAGGAATCAGCACCCACCATTCCGTTCTTGATGGAAAATCTTCGACCCTTTTCATCAAGGCTTGGTCATCTCTATGCAAAACCAACGATGATGAATCTTCAGAGTCATCATCACCATCTTTGGCGCCAGAGTTGGTTCCTTTCTTTGACAGATCAGTCATCAAAACCCCAAGTGACTTGGGACTTAACTTGACAATCATTTGGACTGAGGTCTTAACCAAATTGTTCCCTACTGAAAACAGCGACGGGAGGTGCTTAAAGCTTGCACCTTTCCCTCCAAGACTCGAGGATCATGTTCGAGCTACGTTCGCGCTCACGAGAGCAGATTTGGAGAAGTTAAGGAAAAGGGTGTTGTCCAAATGGGACATTGTTGAAACAGGAGAAGAATCAGAGCCACCTAGGTTGTCGTCCTTTGTTCTCACATGTGCTTATGCGGTAGTTTGCATTGCGAAGGCCATTCATGGAGttaaaaaggagaaagagaagtttTCTTTTGGGTTCACGGTGGATTGCAGGGCGAGGTTGGAGCCACCAATCCCTGACAACTATTTTGGTAACTGTGTATGGGGCCGTTTGGTGGATGCTGACCCACTGGACTTCATAAAGGAAGAAGCTTTTGTTATTATTGCAAAGAGTAttgatagtaaaataaaagagatgtcAGAAAAGGGGATTTTTCATGGGGCGGATAGTGTGTTTTCTAAACACGCGTCTTTGGCAAAAGAGAGAGTTGAAATCTTGGGAGTTGCAGGGTCTAATCGATTTGGGGTCTATGGGAGTGATTTTGGTTGGGGGAAGCCTGCTAAGGTGGAGATAACATCGGTGGATAGAGCCTTAACCATTGGGTTGGCAGAGAGCAAGGATGGGAATGGTGGTGTTGAAGTTGGGCTTGTTCTTAATAAACATGTCATGGATCTATTTGCCACTTTGTTTCGTCATGGAGTGTCAGATGAGTAG